One segment of Anaerolineae bacterium DNA contains the following:
- a CDS encoding ATP-dependent Clp protease proteolytic subunit, whose product MLDIFWIFLILASLQPVIHQRLLEAARLRRIHDLERKRKSRVITLIHRQETLAFLGFPVARYIDIDDSEAVLRAIKLTDPEVPIDLILHTPGGLVLAAEQIAYALCAHKAPVTVFVPHYAMSGGTLISLAADQIVMDPNAVLGPVDPQLGQYPAASILRAVARKDVNEVDDQTLIMADIAEKAIRQVKETVVCIVQERMSREQAEALAEKLATGTWTHDYPITVREARELGLPVSTEMPTEVYEIMQLYRQTAQRRPSVEYIPAPYRVPEGNGRRRGLLE is encoded by the coding sequence ATGCTCGACATCTTCTGGATCTTCCTCATCCTGGCTTCGCTCCAGCCGGTCATCCACCAGCGCCTGCTGGAAGCGGCCCGGCTCCGCAGAATTCATGACCTGGAGCGCAAGCGCAAGAGCCGCGTCATTACCCTCATTCATCGGCAGGAGACCCTGGCTTTCCTGGGTTTCCCCGTGGCGCGCTACATTGACATTGATGACTCCGAGGCCGTACTGCGCGCCATCAAGCTCACCGACCCCGAAGTGCCGATTGATCTCATCCTGCACACCCCCGGCGGGCTGGTGCTGGCGGCAGAGCAGATCGCCTATGCGCTGTGCGCCCATAAGGCACCCGTGACGGTCTTTGTCCCCCATTATGCCATGTCAGGCGGTACGTTGATCTCCTTGGCCGCCGACCAGATCGTCATGGATCCCAACGCCGTCCTCGGGCCGGTGGACCCTCAGCTCGGGCAGTACCCGGCCGCGTCCATCCTGCGGGCAGTGGCGCGCAAGGACGTGAACGAGGTGGACGATCAGACGCTCATCATGGCGGACATCGCCGAGAAGGCCATCCGCCAGGTGAAGGAGACGGTGGTCTGCATCGTGCAGGAGCGGATGTCGCGTGAGCAGGCAGAAGCCCTGGCGGAGAAGCTGGCCACCGGCACCTGGACGCATGATTATCCCATCACGGTGCGGGAGGCGCGGGAGCTGGGCCTGCCGGTCAGCACGGAGATGCCCACGGAGGTATATGAGATCATGCAGTTGTATCGGCAGACGGCCCAGCGCCGGCCCTCGGTGGAGTACATCCCTGCGCCGTACCGAGTTCCCGAGGGCAACGGCCGGCGGCGCGGCCTGCTCGAATAA